Part of the Notamacropus eugenii isolate mMacEug1 chromosome 5, mMacEug1.pri_v2, whole genome shotgun sequence genome is shown below.
AGACGTCCATGCCATTAATGGGGATCACCCTTTGGGGGCTGCGGCTCCTCCCGACTTCCCTCCTAGGTATTTCCTTAGAAAATCACTGGGTAAGGCTGCCCAAGTTCCGCAGGGACAGAATAGAGCCAGGTCTGGGAGACTGTCTCTGGTCTGCGGACTCAGACCAGTGGTCAGCATCTTTCCGGGCCCCTCCTGGACTAGAGGTCCGAGCCCGATTTCAATCCGCAGCGGGGGGTCCGTCTCCACCGCTACACCCACGAGCGCCCCCGGAGCTTAGCTTCTATTCTGGGGCCGAATCAGCACTTCCTCCATTCCTCCCGGCACACCTGCGGAGAGGATCCAGGCGGCAGGAAACGAGGCTGGGAGATGCCAAAGTCCCTTAGGACACGGGGCTGGAGCTGTGACCGCATAGACACTGCCCTCCGCCCAGGCAGGCCACACTGTCCGCAGGGCAGGCTCTAACGGAGGTTCAGAGATGGGCTCGGGGTCAAAGACTGGAATCGGTCTTCGTGCTTCCCAGACCAGCCCCGCGTACAAGGCCCGGCCCTGCTCTGTTACCGTCCGGGGGGCGGCACCCggcacgggggggggggggggggggggctgtgaGGAAAAGCCACTGGATCCCGGGCCACTTCCTGCTCCCTTCCCCATCAACCTCTTCCCCCAGGCCCGCTCTCCTCGGGTCCAGCGTCCACCCTcgcctccttcccccttccctcacctGGCTAGCCCTCTCCCCAAGAGCTGACCCCGAGGCCGCCTCCTTTCCACACAACCTCCAGCTCTGGTCTAGACCCTCCCGGTAGCTGCCTGGTTCTGGAGACAGCGAATCATAAGTGGCCTTTCAGCCGCAACCTTCCCTGCCCACCAATCGGAGGCTGCCGCCCAAAAGCTTATTCTACCTAGTTCCGTCCTCCAATAGCGGTGGGCGGTTACTTCACCGTGCCTTACTATTGGTTAATCCTGGAAAGAGTCCCGGGCCCAATCTCAAAATCGATTGGACACCGGCGGACCCGGGTTCCCTCGTCTCAGTCAATGACACCTTCTCTTTGGTAGCTTGCTCGGAATCATTGGTTAGTTTGTCTTGAGGGTGGGCGGGCCCCTGGGCGTAAGGGGGTGATTTgccccttttctttgtttccatggAGACTGCCCAAGCAGCTTCCATTCTGGGAGGCGGAAGTGTATGTCGTCCCACCTCGGTGTTAGGAGTCTGCGCGGCTTCCTGGATTCTGTTTCAGACTGACCACTCATTGTTTCAGTTCTGGGGGATCCTCCGAGACGGGGCGTCCATGCACATCCCTACACTCGGACAGAGACagacccccctcccccctcctccccccaggggGCCTATCTCGAGGTCTCTGGTAAATGGAGGGCGAGGACATTATCTTCCGCTCGTTTTACCCACGATCCGTCCTGTGGAGGACGGAGAAGGGATCATTCTTCCATTGTTATACGATCACATCCACGGCGGTGGAACCGAGGCCTCGAGCCCATTTCTGCGGCTTCCCTGCCCCCTGCTCCCCGCGCGGCCTCACGCCCAGCAGCCGCCTTTTCGAGGACGAGGGGCGGACACCCGGCGGATCCGGGAAAGCAGACCtcggggggcgggggcggggctgccgAGAGCGCGGGTTGAGAAACGTCCGCCCCGCGCGTGCTCCCGGCTGAGCATGCGCACGTCGCTCTATAAGGGGGGCGGGAATAGGAGCAAGGGAGCCCTTGGATCTCCGGAAAGGAGGCGGGAATGTTGTGCTCAGCTTGTGGCGGAGGCGAAAGCAAGGAAACCCCCAGTGTTAAGAGGAACATTCACCGTCTGGGCTTCAGCTGGGTTTGGGATTAAGACCCCAGAGGAAAGTGCTCAGTCTGGGGGGGACGGGCCTCATTTGTAGGGGGCAGTTTGGGTAGTAGGTAAcctccgtgcctcagtttcctcatctgtaaaatgggatagtaaTGGCACCCACCTCCCActtccaggg
Proteins encoded:
- the LOC140505459 gene encoding uncharacterized protein — encoded protein: METAQAASILGGGSVCRPTSVLGVCAASWILFQTDHSLFQFWGILRDGASMHIPTLGQRQTPLPPPPPRGPISRSLVNGGRGHYLPLVLPTIRPVEDGEGIILPLLYDHIHGGGTEASSPFLRLPCPLLPARPHAQQPPFRGRGADTRRIRESRPRGAGAGLPRARVEKRPPRACSRLSMRTSLYKGGGNRSKGALGSPERRRECCAQLVAEAKARKPPVLRGTFTVWASAGFGIKTPEESAQSGGDGPHL